CGCCGCGTTCTGTGCCGCGGTGCGGGCCTGGCCGACGTTGTTGGCCAGCGCCATCGTGCGGGCACCCTCCCGGGCCGCCGCCGACAGGGTCGCCTGCGCGTTGAACGCCAGGCTGTACTCGACGATGCCGAGCAGCAGGACCAGCAGCACCGGCAGGACGAGCGCGAACTCGACGATCGCCGCGCCGCGTTCGGCCAGCAGGCGCTGGCCGGCGCGGTGGCGTCGCCACGCGGTCGTACCGGACACGGTCGTGCTCCTGTCGGGAGAAGGGGTGGGGCCGGGACAGCGGCGCGGTCAGCCGACCGCGCCGCCGGTCCCCGCGAGGAGTGGATCGACGAGGTCAGAAGACGACCGCGTTGAACATCGCCTCGATGCGGCCACGGAGGGCGATGATCACCCCGATGAGGGCGACCGCGATGAGCCCGACGAGCAGGGCGTACTCGACGGCGGAGGCGCCGGTCTCCTCCTCCTTGAGCGCCTTGAGCCGGCCGGCGACGCGGTCGGTCGCGCGGTCGGCGGTGAGGTAGGACAGCGTGCACAGCGTCTGGAACAGGTGGGCCACAGTGATCTCCAGGGGCTCGACCGTCGCCTGCTCGGGTCAGGTGACCCGGACGCGGTCGTCATGGAGCACTTCGGACGTCCGCAACGGGAACCACAGCCGGTAGCGGGACCGCTCACCCCGAAGGGGGACGGCGCCGGGGGGACGCCCGATCGGGGGCGCCCGGCGTCACCCGCCGCTGTCGGTCAGGACAGCGGCGACCCGACCGGTCACGGCAGGAGCAGGACCCAGTCCCCGGCCAGCAGCGCGGCGGCGAGGGCCCCGCCGAGCAGCGCCGGCCCGAACGGCAGACCGGTCCGCCGGTCCACCCGCCGGGCGGCGAGCAGCGTCAGCCCGACCACGGCCTGCAGCAGGAAGCCGAGGAAGAACCCGGCCACCACGACGGGCCAGCCGAGCCAGCCCAGGTACAGGCCGAGCAGCCCGGCCAGCTTCACGTCGCCCATCCCGAGGCCGCTCGGGGAGATCAGCGCCATCGCCAGCAGCACCGCGAAGGCGGCTCCCCCGGCCAGCACC
The Modestobacter marinus DNA segment above includes these coding regions:
- a CDS encoding TadE/TadG family type IV pilus assembly protein; this encodes MSGTTAWRRHRAGQRLLAERGAAIVEFALVLPVLLVLLLGIVEYSLAFNAQATLSAAAREGARTMALANNVGQARTAAQNAA
- a CDS encoding Flp family type IVb pilin; this encodes MAHLFQTLCTLSYLTADRATDRVAGRLKALKEEETGASAVEYALLVGLIAVALIGVIIALRGRIEAMFNAVVF